A genomic region of Conger conger chromosome 6, fConCon1.1, whole genome shotgun sequence contains the following coding sequences:
- the LOC133130983 gene encoding granule associated Rac and RHOG effector protein 1-like: protein MYCCSAQESKMDYKRRFLLGGSKQKVQQHQQYQLPELGRTLSAPLGSSCSAPASMATGGGSAGSCGHLAPPGAATTAVADIQQGISKYLDTLNMFCRASAYLTDLFSSVFRNSQFSKAAMQLKDVQEHVMEAAGRLTAAIKPEIAKMLMELSAGAANFKDQNDFSLQDVEVLGRCFLTVMQVHFQFLSQALQKVQPVAQSCLAEALAQAQERRANTRPQTSGPLSELEEATRSWKGAAEATSRLRERGRDGGLAGIEVQQLFCSHNTAIPEHQLKDRNVKINSALQAYKVALESLGHSEYALKAGFHLNPKSAEAALQGCCSEAEAQQAGRMQTPSQPIQCELPTIPLHIGSRFLKGVSFNESATENLKLKMHTMLQLIKEGTGLNGVALRDDSPVIEVLNQVCPSSWRGACKTAVQLVFGQAGLVVVDTAQIENKEAYAPHITLEGSRIMVQVPSTWCLKEDPATMSLLQRSLDPEKTLGLVDVLYTAVFDLNRWKDLRDQALPTIQIQLQRESPDYGVPAGLPPGNGLKPSSGLPKTISKLTSKFTKKASPTGGSSGSYSIPSTPSRNVFPGGGGPEDKAKVLGGADGRLQSLLSASLSRAPEPGLGPAAMLANGYPPDFKAMNLPTDQEMQDVIDFLSGFNMGKSQQASPLVKRRNSVASTNAAELKPPPGPPPTTQTLSHGLLPAPSPQVLSQQHQQQHQQQHQQQHQQQQHQQQQHQQQQHQQQQHQQHHQLQHQLQHQELPAQKPPQPSQQALQYYQHLLQPIGQQQQQQQQQQPASPQLPSQQHPPQRAQAKWPATSAPSQAPPPSGLSPIGQWGTPCLPNLSSDLYSLGLVSTYMDSVVSEMLGHKPQGPRNNTWPNRDQSEGGAYGSLGDALPFDPAVGSDPEFARYVAGVNQAMQQKRQAQHVRRPSNTRSNWPISDERHRTWPHPEYYTEGDAMNSSWSANQGDSASSSDETSSANGDSLFSMFSGPDLVAAVKQRRKHSCGEQEVCPLSSPPLHHSGDDGAQESKTKTWPPKAPWQHSSPHTNTLPNPSSSLYQMTIPTSQWNDSMQMLQSAVWSTAGDCSPSPGISSSFAYTQQQQQQQQQQPQQSPVQPQQASQHKPVNKGFKTFPFKPEHRPSYLHQF from the exons ATGTATTGTTGCAGCGCGCAGGAAAGCAAAATGGACTACAAGCGGCGCTTTTTGCTTGGCGGGTCCAAACAGAAAgtgcagcagcaccagcagtaCCAGCTGCCTGAGCTGGGCCGGACCCTCAGCGCCCCCCTGGGCTCCTCCTGCTCCGCCCCCGCGTCCATGGCAACCGGCGGCGGGTCGGCGGGGAGCTGCGGCCACCTGGCGCCTCCAGGAGCCGCCACCACCGCCGTCGCTGACATCCAGCAGGGCATCTCCAAGTACCTGGACACGCTCAACATGTTCTGCAGGGCCAGCGCCTATCTCACCGACCTCTTCAGCAGCGTGTTCAGGAACTCGCAGTTCTCCAAAGCGGCTATGCAACTGAAGGACGTGCAGGAACACGTCATGGAGGCGGCCGGCCGGCTGACGGCCGCCATCAAGCCCGAGATCGCCAAGATGCTGATGGAGCTGAGCGCCGGGGCCGCCAACTTCAAAGACCAGAACGACTTcagcctgcaggacgtggag GTGCTGGGTCGCTGTTTCCTGACGGTGATGCAGGTCCATTTCCAGTTCCTGTCCCAGGCCCTGCAGAAGGTGCAGCCCGTGGCACAGTCCTGCCTGGCTGAGGCCCTCGCCCAGGCCCAGGAGCGACGCGCCAACACTCGGCCCCAGACCTCTGGGCCACTCAGCGAGCTGGAGGAGGCCACCCGGTCCTGGAAGGGGGCTGCTGAG GCTACGTCGcggctgagggagagggggcgagaCGGCGGCCTGGCAGGAATCGAGGTCCAGCAGCTCTTCTGCTCCCACAACACCGCCATCCCCGAGCACCAGCTGAAGGACCGCAACGTGAAGATCAACAGCGCCTTACAG GCTTATAAAGTAGCATTAGAGAGCCTGGGTCACAGCGAGTATGCATTGAAGGCTGGTTTCCACCTCAATCCCAAATCTGCTGAAGCAGCTTTACAG GGCTGCTGCAGCGAAGCGGAGGCCCAGCAGGCCGGGCGCATGCAgaccccctcccagcccatccAGTGTGAGCTGCCCACCATCCCGCTGCACATCGGCTCCCGCTTCCTCAAGGGCGTGTCCTTCAACGAATCCGCCACCGAGAACCTCAAACTGAAAATG CACACCATGCTGCAGCTGATTAAGGAGGGGACAGGGCTGAACGGCGTGGCTCTCCGGGACGACTCCCCCGTCATAGAGGTCCTCAACCAGGTCTGCCCCTCCAGCTGGAGAGGGGCCTGCAAGACTGCTGTGCAGTTGGTTTTCGGACAGGCAGGTCTG GTGGTTGTCGACACTGCTCAAATTGAGAACAAGGAAGCCTATGCACCACACATCACCTTGGAGGGCTCCAGAATCATGGTTCAGGTTCCCTCTACAtg GTGTCTGAAGGAGGACCCAGCCACCATGTCTCTGCTGCAGCGTAGTCTGGACCCCGAGAAGACGCTGGGCCTGGTGGACGTTCTCTATACTGCTGTCTTCGACCTCAACAGGTGGAAGGACCTCAG AGACCAGGCCCTGCCCACCATACAGATACAGCTGCAGCGGGAGAGCCCAGACTACGGTGTGCCGGCAGGGCTCCCGCCTGGGAACGGACTCAAGCCTTCCAGCGGTCTGCCCAAGACCATCTCCAAACTCACCTCCAAGTTCACCAAGAAGGCCTCCCCGACCGGAGGCAGCAGCGGCAGCTACTCCATCCCCAGCACCCCGTCCCGAAACGTCTTCCCTGGCGGCGGTGGCCCCGAGGACAAGGCCAAGGTCCTGGGCGGGGCTGACGGTAGGCTGCAGAGCCTCCTCAGTGCGAGCCTGTCGCGCGCCCCTGAGCCTGGGCTGGGTCCGGCTGCCATGCTGGCCAACGGGTACCCGCCCGACTTCAAGGCCATGAACCTGCCCACGGACCAGGAGATGCAGGACGTCATCGACTTCCTCTCGGGGTTCAACATGGGCAAGTCCCAGCAGGCCTCTCCCCTGGTCAAGAGGAGGAACTCCGTGGCGTCAACCAATGCGGCCGAGCTCAAACCCCCACCAGGACCCCCGCCGACGACACAGACGCTGTCCCATGGCTTACTGCCCGCTCCTTCCCCGCAGGTGCTGTCCCAGCAGCACCAACAGCAGCACCAACAGCAGCACCAACAGCAgcaccaacagcagcagcaccaacagcagcagcaccaacagcagcagcaccaacagcagcagcaccaaCAGCACCACCAACTGCAGCACCAACTGCAGCACCAGGAACTCCCGGCTCAGAAACCGCCACAGCCTTCCCAGCAGGCACTGCAGTATTATCAGCATCTCCTGCAGCCAAttggccagcagcagcagcagcagcagcagcagcagcccgcCTCTCCCCAGCTCCCATCCCAGCAGCATCCTCCACAGCGGGCCCAGGCCAAGTGGCCCGCGACCTCCGCCCCCTCACAGGCCCCTCCGCCCTCCGGGCTGTCCCCGATCGGGCAGTGGGGCACGCCGTGCCTCCCCAACCTCAGCTCGGACCTGTACAGCCTGGGCCTGGTGAGCACCTACATGGACAGCGTGGTGTCCGAGATGCTGGGGCACAAGCCCCAAGGCCCGCGGAACAACACCTGGCCCAACCGGGACCAGAGCGAGGGGGGCGCCTACGGGTCCCTGGGGGACGCCCTGCCGTTCGACCCAGCCG TTGGCTCCGACCCCGAGTTTGCTCGTTACGTGGCCGGGGTGAACCAAGCCATGCAGCAGAAACGGCAAGCGCAGCACGTCCGTCGCCCCAGCAACACGCGCAGCAACTGGCCAATCTCTGACGAGAGACACAGGACCTGGCCCCACCCTGAGTACTACACAGAGGG GGATGCTATGAACAGCAGCTGGTCAGCCAATCAGGGGGACTCGGCCAGCTCCAGCGATGAGACCTCCTCGGCCAATGGGGACAGCCTGTTCTCCATGTTCTCAGGACCTGACCTCGTAGCTGCTGTCAAACAGAGAAG AAAACACAGCTGTGGAGAGCAGGAAGTGTGCCCTCTCTCCTCGCCACCTCTACACCACTCCGGGGATGACGGTGCTCAG GAGAGTAAAACAAAGACCTGGCCCCCCAAGGCCCCCTGGCAGCACTCCTCCCCCCACACCAACACCCTGCCCAATCCGAGCTCTTCCTTGTACCAGATGACCATCCCCACCAGCCAATGGAACGACTCCATGCAGATGCTGCAGTCGGCGGTGTGGTCGACGGCGGGCGACTGCTCACCCTCCCCGGGGATCTCCTCCAGCTTCGCGTACacgcagcaacaacaacaacagcaacagcaacaaccacAGCAGAGCCCGGTGCAGCCACAGCAAGCTTCCCAGCACAAACCCGTCAACAAGGGCTTCAAGACTTTCCCCTTCAAACCCGAGCACCGGCCCTCCTACCTGCACCAGTTCTGA